A DNA window from Halorubrum sp. DM2 contains the following coding sequences:
- a CDS encoding AbrB/MazE/SpoVT family DNA-binding domain-containing protein codes for MSKTDGYKDGGITHFLAEGRRVQHGKGSYTVTIPKALAMEWGLEDGDELLFTAQEGSTEATIHEPGSEGGFSVRANDD; via the coding sequence ATGAGTAAGACAGACGGCTACAAGGACGGGGGTATCACGCACTTCCTCGCGGAAGGACGGCGAGTTCAGCACGGGAAGGGAAGCTACACGGTGACGATTCCGAAGGCGCTCGCGATGGAGTGGGGGCTCGAAGACGGAGACGAGTTGCTGTTCACCGCTCAGGAGGGCTCGACTGAGGCGACGATCCACGAGCCCGGGAGCGAAGGCGGGTTCTCAGTGAGGGCCAACGATGACTGA